A genomic segment from Pediococcus acidilactici encodes:
- a CDS encoding QueT transporter family protein produces MNKINRNIAATSVVAALYVAITLIFAPISYGVVQLRLSEMFNHLAAFNKRYIFAVTLGVFIVNIFSPLGVVDMIFGTAGTLIGTTLTYFTARNVNAKPLKFLIATVCQLPGMFLVDLEMHLYMNLPLFPTYWVLALGEIASMAIGAVVVYLITKKINLYE; encoded by the coding sequence ATGAATAAAATTAATCGCAACATCGCTGCCACCAGTGTAGTTGCGGCACTTTACGTGGCAATCACGTTAATTTTTGCCCCGATTAGCTACGGAGTGGTACAGCTAAGACTGTCAGAAATGTTCAACCACCTAGCCGCATTTAACAAGCGTTATATATTTGCGGTGACCCTTGGTGTGTTCATTGTGAACATTTTCAGCCCGTTGGGAGTGGTAGATATGATTTTTGGTACGGCCGGGACATTAATCGGAACCACGTTAACTTATTTTACGGCGCGTAACGTTAATGCCAAACCGCTTAAATTCTTAATTGCCACGGTTTGTCAGTTGCCAGGGATGTTTTTAGTGGATTTGGAAATGCACTTATATATGAATTTACCACTCTTTCCTACGTACTGGGTTTTAGCATTAGGGGAAATTGCGTCAATGGCAATTGGTGCAGTGGTTGTTTACTTAATTACCAAAAAGATCAATCTGTATGAATAA
- a CDS encoding DUF2829 domain-containing protein, with product MTFEKILPIMKQGGKAIRQQWNGDEEFVIVVKNQTFAGIPVTPYMLIKTASEGYSSFAPTVCDVLADDWQVVD from the coding sequence ATGACTTTTGAAAAAATTTTACCGATTATGAAACAAGGCGGCAAAGCGATTCGCCAGCAGTGGAATGGCGACGAAGAATTTGTGATTGTGGTAAAAAATCAAACGTTTGCCGGAATTCCCGTAACGCCGTACATGCTAATTAAGACTGCTAGCGAAGGATATTCTAGTTTTGCGCCAACGGTTTGTGACGTGTTGGCGGATGATTGGCAGGTCGTGGATTAA
- a CDS encoding 3-oxoacyl-ACP reductase, with the protein MMQRTEFTDHQVVVTGSNSGIGLAQAQAFLEQGARVFGLDQSIGQMVRLQKQYPEQFKFQQLDLTDPATVMTTIAPLERVDILLNTAGVLDDYLPIEDTSLTLWQRIFNNNVTSMFNVTKTVLPKMDKSGVIVNMASIAGMVAGGGGIAYTASKHAIIGFTKQLAIDCAPKGIRVNGIAPGCIDTPMNAKDFADGGEVAQAVAQEVPVKRWAKPEEVASVTVFLASQAASYLQGVIIPVDGGWIAK; encoded by the coding sequence ATGATGCAACGTACAGAATTTACGGACCATCAGGTAGTGGTTACCGGAAGCAATTCAGGAATTGGATTAGCGCAGGCACAGGCCTTTTTGGAGCAAGGTGCGCGGGTGTTTGGTTTAGACCAAAGTATTGGACAAATGGTGCGGCTTCAAAAGCAATACCCCGAACAATTTAAATTCCAACAGCTCGACCTAACCGACCCGGCTACGGTAATGACCACGATTGCGCCATTAGAGCGGGTCGATATTTTACTGAATACGGCAGGGGTACTAGATGATTACCTGCCAATTGAGGATACGTCGCTAACTTTATGGCAGCGGATCTTCAACAATAACGTCACTAGTATGTTCAACGTTACTAAAACGGTGCTTCCCAAGATGGACAAATCGGGAGTAATTGTTAACATGGCCTCAATTGCTGGAATGGTTGCGGGGGGTGGTGGGATTGCCTACACTGCTTCAAAGCACGCCATTATTGGATTTACAAAGCAACTTGCGATTGATTGCGCTCCTAAGGGAATCCGCGTTAATGGCATCGCTCCGGGATGTATTGATACCCCTATGAATGCAAAAGACTTTGCCGATGGCGGAGAAGTTGCCCAGGCAGTTGCCCAAGAAGTACCGGTAAAGCGTTGGGCTAAGCCAGAAGAAGTTGCTAGCGTGACCGTATTTTTAGCGAGTCAAGCAGCCAGCTATTTACAAGGAGTTATTATCCCGGTTGACGGTGGCTGGATAGCAAAGTGA
- a CDS encoding TIGR00730 family Rossman fold protein: protein MKITVFCGSRPGNRPNFKEVAYKIGTELAQRDVELVYGGSTSGTMGAISQGVLDHGGKVTGIYPEGLFEDELPRKNTTSFITTKTMAKRKKLLITKGDAYLVLPGGLGTLEEVSQLLSDMAIGLVPLKKVGILNINGYYDHLLSLLDNFVDAAFMDSLYQKQLVVADDYQELLTAVLDSPGSNEISA from the coding sequence GTGAAAATAACGGTATTTTGTGGTTCTCGACCAGGAAACCGCCCCAACTTTAAAGAAGTTGCGTATAAGATTGGCACTGAACTAGCTCAACGTGATGTGGAACTTGTCTATGGAGGATCAACTTCGGGGACCATGGGTGCAATTAGCCAAGGAGTTCTTGATCATGGTGGTAAGGTGACCGGAATTTACCCAGAAGGACTTTTTGAAGATGAACTGCCGCGCAAAAACACCACTTCCTTTATTACCACTAAGACCATGGCAAAACGCAAAAAATTGTTAATCACTAAGGGGGATGCTTACCTAGTTTTACCTGGCGGATTAGGTACTTTAGAAGAAGTTAGTCAACTACTATCCGATATGGCAATTGGACTGGTTCCACTTAAAAAAGTGGGTATTTTAAACATTAACGGTTACTATGACCATTTACTTAGTTTACTAGATAACTTTGTGGATGCGGCATTTATGGATTCGTTATACCAAAAACAACTGGTTGTCGCTGACGACTACCAAGAGTTATTAACTGCAGTCTTAGATAGTCCAGGCAGCAATGAAATTAGCGCCTAA
- a CDS encoding AraC family transcriptional regulator: protein MNNQFTEDVSILVDNNPLSAEFHIYEVGYEKCQPTKPFEYIPIDYWVLHYVVEGAGYFSAGNSDLQRLSAGDTFLLPANCPNIYYPDKADPWTYVWVGISGELTAKYLTQIGLTAPHFVINASVDKTKELLFNHVYQAFREKQNFQSLSAVYSLLEYLEQENHANNPVNQGKQIFDKILLYVDENFSTGITISQIAAHNNVDRSYLYKLFQRYLGKKPSQYIQQLKLQKACSLLRKSSLNITQISQECGFSSSAYFTNVFAKEINCTPLKYRNRFIRTRTN, encoded by the coding sequence ATGAATAACCAATTTACAGAAGACGTCAGCATACTTGTTGATAATAATCCTCTTAGCGCAGAATTCCACATTTACGAAGTCGGTTACGAAAAGTGTCAGCCCACAAAACCCTTTGAATACATTCCGATCGACTATTGGGTTCTTCACTACGTTGTGGAAGGGGCGGGTTATTTTTCAGCAGGAAATTCTGATTTGCAACGCCTTTCGGCCGGCGATACGTTTTTATTGCCCGCTAACTGTCCCAATATTTACTATCCTGATAAGGCAGATCCCTGGACATACGTCTGGGTTGGAATTTCCGGAGAGTTAACTGCTAAATATTTAACCCAAATCGGTTTAACTGCCCCTCATTTTGTAATTAACGCTTCAGTTGATAAAACCAAAGAATTACTATTTAACCACGTATACCAAGCATTCCGGGAAAAACAAAATTTTCAATCCTTAAGTGCGGTTTATTCACTATTGGAATACTTAGAACAAGAAAATCACGCAAATAATCCGGTCAACCAGGGAAAACAAATCTTTGATAAAATTTTGCTTTACGTTGATGAAAACTTTTCTACGGGAATTACCATTAGCCAAATTGCCGCCCACAATAACGTCGATCGCTCATACTTATACAAGCTTTTCCAACGTTATCTTGGTAAAAAGCCAAGCCAGTATATTCAACAATTGAAGTTGCAAAAAGCTTGTTCTCTTTTACGAAAAAGTTCACTAAATATTACTCAAATTAGCCAGGAGTGCGGTTTCTCATCTTCAGCATATTTCACCAACGTCTTTGCCAAAGAAATCAATTGTACCCCACTAAAATATCGTAACCGTTTTATTCGTACCCGTACCAATTAG
- a CDS encoding amino acid permease translates to MKEGFIIMKNSRERLGPVALMLMTFSAVFAFPSIVNNSIQIGLATIPGYIFGSVFYFFPFILMIAEFASANAENESGIHSWLASVLGERWAFLGAWSYFFVNLFFFCSLLPNTLIYASYSFVGKNVFEGSHGTKVIAIISVILFWVMTWVCIKGVSWISKVTNFAGSARLFMGVAFVVLAFIVVFGFGKAPAQDFTIKSITPKFNWTFFMTMAWILQAVGGGESIGVYIKDVKGGNKTFVKTMIGATVIVGIMYILGAVAVGLVVPTEVLKGNFSNGIFDIFKILGNYFNIPGGVMVRLVGVILCLGSLGSLALWTAAPVKVFFSEIPEGVFGKWLVRTNEEGNPTNALIVQGIIVTTLLIVPALGIGSMDSFLETLINMTASTSLLPVLFLLIAYIQLRWKKDDMPRSFKLGHRSFGITVGIFLLATFIFVFFMSTVPDPHLIMQEIHGTLPKGTASPIGMLIYNVVGLIVFMGFAWICWYRYERKQRLN, encoded by the coding sequence ATGAAAGAAGGCTTTATAATCATGAAAAATTCAAGAGAGCGGTTAGGGCCAGTTGCCTTAATGTTAATGACCTTTTCAGCTGTTTTTGCTTTTCCGAGTATTGTCAACAATAGCATTCAAATCGGATTAGCAACCATTCCAGGTTACATATTTGGCTCGGTATTCTATTTTTTCCCGTTTATTTTAATGATTGCCGAATTTGCTTCAGCCAACGCAGAAAATGAATCTGGAATTCATAGCTGGTTAGCTTCGGTTCTTGGAGAACGCTGGGCTTTTCTAGGTGCGTGGTCATATTTCTTTGTTAACTTATTCTTCTTTTGTTCATTATTACCCAACACTTTAATTTATGCTTCGTACTCTTTTGTGGGTAAAAATGTTTTCGAAGGTAGTCATGGCACGAAGGTAATTGCAATTATTTCAGTAATTTTGTTTTGGGTTATGACTTGGGTTTGTATTAAGGGAGTTTCATGGATTTCAAAAGTAACCAATTTTGCGGGGAGCGCCCGACTTTTTATGGGCGTGGCGTTTGTTGTTTTAGCTTTCATCGTTGTTTTTGGGTTTGGTAAAGCTCCGGCACAAGATTTTACGATAAAATCGATAACTCCTAAGTTTAACTGGACGTTCTTCATGACGATGGCTTGGATCCTACAAGCCGTGGGTGGTGGAGAAAGCATCGGAGTTTACATTAAGGATGTGAAGGGTGGCAATAAGACTTTCGTAAAAACAATGATTGGTGCCACCGTAATTGTGGGAATTATGTACATTTTAGGCGCAGTTGCAGTTGGTTTAGTAGTTCCTACCGAAGTTTTAAAGGGTAACTTTTCAAACGGAATTTTTGACATTTTCAAAATTCTCGGTAACTACTTTAACATTCCGGGAGGGGTAATGGTTCGTCTAGTAGGCGTAATTTTATGTCTGGGAAGCTTAGGTTCGCTAGCCCTCTGGACGGCTGCCCCGGTGAAGGTGTTCTTTTCTGAAATTCCAGAAGGCGTTTTTGGGAAATGGTTAGTGCGAACTAATGAAGAAGGAAACCCCACCAATGCCTTAATTGTTCAGGGAATTATCGTTACCACCTTGTTAATTGTACCGGCGTTAGGGATTGGCAGCATGGATAGCTTTTTAGAAACCCTCATCAACATGACCGCTTCGACGTCGTTGCTACCAGTACTATTCTTGCTTATCGCCTATATCCAACTACGCTGGAAGAAGGACGATATGCCGCGAAGCTTCAAACTGGGGCACCGTTCCTTTGGTATTACGGTAGGTATTTTTCTATTAGCGACCTTCATTTTTGTATTCTTCATGTCTACCGTACCCGATCCGCACTTAATCATGCAAGAAATCCACGGGACATTACCAAAGGGGACTGCTAGCCCAATTGGGATGCTGATTTATAACGTAGTGGGCTTAATTGTTTTCATGGGCTTTGCGTGGATCTGTTGGTATCGTTACGAACGCAAACAACGACTTAATTAG
- the ebgA gene encoding beta-galactosidase subunit alpha, whose translation MKQWENYQVDGINRMAPRTHFNSYPTRKKALIGENRYTQAFKNLNGVWKFMFLPAPEYSPENFFANDFDTSAMDEITVPGNWQRQGYGKMHYSDLWYNFPIDPPYVPTENPTGIYKRTFEVGPEFEDQMIILRFCGVDSAYKVWVNGQMVGYSKGARNEAEFDITSLVRLHETNDLTVQVYQWSDGTYLEDQDMWWLSGIYRDVELLGVPQQGLQDVQITANLVHDYQDGDLQIAATLRKATGQTVEMELLDDHQEVLYTTTSHSQGTQVMFATQIPNVAPWSAENPHLYTVLITVKQAGKVVEVIPQKVGFRSIEVKGDTFLVNGVAIKLKGINRHDYNPRNGRVVSEEEIAKDIILMKQFNINAIRTSHYPDAYYFYDLCDRYGMYVIDETDLECHGFELTEKYDWISDDPRWETAFVSRLTRMIARDRNHPSIIFWSLGNESSFGCNFRKMAEVAKKMDPTRLVHYEGDFDAEVVDVYSTMYTWLEHPTRKLLMKDVIKNAKKPHILCEYGHAMGNGPGNLKEYQDLFYAHDKLQGGFIWEWFDHGIESHTEDGRKYYRYGGDFGDDPTNGDFCIDGMLMPDRTPSPGLYEYKKVIEPITTKAVDLQKGRLKLINRYDFTNLRIFDLVYQVMADDRILTSGRMALPDIPARQEREIQLLDKLPAATEPGATYYLNISYQLKQAASFAPAGFELATAQFILPIQTNRILLAPRGSLTVVEGHTTLEISGADFMVTFDTVRGQLVDYRKDGQSLLKRGPQFTFWRAPTSNDMEIVAEMKQRQFLHLEHEVVRDFSWQTSEQAVVVRVKTMHGTTNSAWHFDCQYEYRILASGDILFRLKGVPGGKLDMAPDMLPRLGVDLKLSQDLAQVRYFGRGPRENYVDSREAGLLGVYTTDVDGLFTNYVVPQANGNHLDTKWASLTDDRGQGMLFSNSAGINFSASYYEQTDLDEAKHTTDLKKRDYVVLNLDYQQNALGSFSCGQWQLEKYRTKVAEFELAFRMTGFNQKEIQDTILAREELVDESD comes from the coding sequence ATGAAACAATGGGAAAATTATCAAGTAGATGGAATCAACCGAATGGCACCCCGAACACATTTTAATAGTTATCCAACCCGCAAAAAGGCGTTAATTGGTGAGAATCGTTATACCCAGGCCTTTAAAAATTTAAACGGTGTGTGGAAGTTTATGTTCTTGCCCGCACCGGAATATAGCCCGGAGAACTTTTTTGCAAACGATTTTGACACCAGTGCGATGGATGAAATCACGGTCCCTGGAAATTGGCAACGGCAAGGATACGGGAAAATGCACTATTCGGATTTGTGGTATAACTTTCCAATTGACCCGCCGTACGTCCCCACAGAAAATCCTACCGGGATTTATAAACGCACTTTTGAAGTGGGTCCTGAATTCGAGGACCAAATGATCATTCTCCGATTTTGTGGGGTGGATTCAGCGTACAAAGTTTGGGTTAACGGGCAAATGGTCGGCTATAGTAAAGGCGCCCGCAACGAAGCCGAGTTTGATATTACTAGCTTAGTCCGGTTACACGAGACTAACGATTTGACTGTGCAAGTTTACCAATGGTCAGACGGAACTTATTTAGAAGATCAAGATATGTGGTGGCTAAGTGGTATTTATCGGGATGTGGAGCTCCTAGGCGTTCCCCAACAGGGGCTCCAAGATGTACAAATTACCGCAAACTTAGTTCACGATTACCAAGATGGTGATTTACAGATTGCCGCTACTTTGCGAAAGGCAACTGGACAAACCGTAGAAATGGAGCTACTAGATGATCACCAAGAAGTCCTTTACACAACAACCAGCCATTCTCAAGGGACTCAGGTAATGTTTGCTACACAGATTCCAAACGTTGCTCCGTGGAGTGCAGAGAATCCTCATTTATACACCGTATTAATTACGGTCAAGCAGGCGGGAAAGGTAGTTGAAGTGATTCCTCAGAAAGTTGGGTTCCGTTCAATTGAGGTCAAGGGCGATACCTTCTTAGTTAACGGAGTTGCAATTAAACTTAAGGGAATTAACCGGCACGATTATAATCCGCGTAACGGTCGGGTAGTCAGTGAAGAAGAAATTGCAAAAGACATTATTTTAATGAAGCAATTCAACATTAATGCCATTCGAACTAGTCATTATCCGGATGCTTATTATTTCTACGATCTTTGCGACCGCTACGGCATGTACGTCATCGATGAAACCGATTTGGAATGCCATGGTTTTGAATTGACCGAAAAATACGATTGGATTAGCGACGACCCTCGCTGGGAGACGGCATTTGTCAGCCGGTTGACCCGCATGATAGCCCGCGACCGTAACCACCCGTCAATTATTTTTTGGTCGTTAGGAAACGAATCTTCTTTTGGCTGCAATTTCCGAAAAATGGCTGAGGTGGCTAAAAAAATGGATCCGACCCGGCTTGTTCATTACGAAGGGGACTTTGATGCGGAAGTAGTTGACGTTTATTCTACGATGTACACCTGGTTAGAACATCCGACCCGGAAGTTACTCATGAAAGACGTAATTAAAAACGCTAAAAAACCCCATATTCTTTGTGAATATGGCCATGCCATGGGTAATGGTCCAGGAAATTTAAAGGAATACCAAGATTTGTTCTATGCCCATGATAAACTTCAGGGGGGCTTCATCTGGGAATGGTTCGATCACGGAATTGAATCCCATACGGAAGATGGCCGAAAATACTACCGTTACGGTGGTGATTTTGGTGACGACCCGACTAATGGTGATTTCTGTATTGACGGGATGCTAATGCCGGATCGAACACCTTCTCCGGGGCTTTATGAGTATAAGAAGGTGATCGAACCGATAACTACCAAAGCAGTTGACCTCCAAAAAGGGCGGCTAAAGTTAATTAACCGTTATGATTTTACTAATTTGAGAATTTTTGATTTGGTCTACCAGGTAATGGCCGATGACCGAATCTTGACTAGCGGACGAATGGCCCTTCCAGATATTCCTGCCCGTCAGGAACGGGAAATTCAATTACTAGATAAACTACCTGCTGCTACGGAGCCAGGCGCAACTTATTATCTAAACATTTCATACCAACTTAAGCAAGCAGCATCTTTTGCCCCAGCCGGGTTTGAACTCGCTACGGCACAATTTATTTTGCCAATTCAAACTAACCGAATTTTACTAGCCCCTCGGGGAAGTTTAACAGTGGTTGAAGGGCACACTACTTTGGAAATCAGTGGGGCTGATTTTATGGTTACGTTTGATACCGTACGTGGTCAATTGGTCGATTACCGAAAAGACGGACAATCACTATTAAAACGGGGACCACAATTCACTTTTTGGCGGGCGCCGACGAGCAACGATATGGAAATTGTGGCTGAAATGAAGCAACGCCAGTTTTTGCATTTAGAACATGAAGTGGTGCGTGATTTTAGTTGGCAAACCAGCGAGCAAGCGGTAGTAGTCCGGGTGAAAACGATGCATGGAACTACCAATAGTGCTTGGCATTTTGATTGCCAGTACGAATATCGTATTTTGGCAAGTGGAGACATTCTATTTAGACTAAAAGGGGTGCCCGGCGGCAAGCTTGACATGGCACCAGACATGCTTCCTCGTTTAGGAGTCGATTTAAAGTTGAGCCAAGATTTAGCCCAAGTTCGATATTTTGGACGCGGGCCCCGGGAAAATTATGTTGATTCCCGGGAAGCTGGATTGCTTGGTGTTTACACAACTGACGTGGACGGACTATTTACTAATTACGTAGTCCCGCAAGCTAACGGGAACCATTTGGATACTAAGTGGGCATCTTTAACGGACGACCGCGGACAAGGGATGTTGTTTAGTAATTCAGCCGGGATTAACTTTAGTGCCTCATATTACGAGCAGACTGATCTTGATGAAGCTAAGCACACTACCGATTTAAAAAAGCGGGACTACGTAGTTTTAAACTTGGATTATCAACAAAACGCCCTTGGTAGTTTTTCTTGCGGCCAGTGGCAACTAGAAAAATATCGTACAAAAGTCGCAGAATTTGAATTAGCATTTCGAATGACTGGATTTAACCAGAAAGAAATTCAAGATACCATCCTTGCTCGAGAAGAGCTAGTTGATGAATCTGATTAG
- the lepA gene encoding translation elongation factor 4: MNEYKDLKDRQAHIRNFSIVAHIDHGKSTLADRILELTDTVAKRDMQNQLLDTMDLERERGITIKLNAVELHYTAKDGEKYIFHLIDTPGHVDFSYEVSRSLAACEGAVLVVDAAQGVEAQTLANVYLAIDDDLEIVPVINKIDLPAADPKRVQDEIENVIGLDASDAVMASAKQGIGIEELLEQIVEKVPAPNGDLNAPLQALIFDSKYDDYRGVVLSVRLFEGMVKPGDTIKLMNSGATYEVNEVGVNSPNPLKREYLMAGDVGYITASIKDIKDTRVGDTVTLLNNPAAKPLEGYREMNPMVYSGLYPTDNAKYNDLREALEKLQLNDAALEFEPESSQALGFGFRCGFLGLLHMDVVQERLEREFNLDLITTAPSVTYRVELTDGSEISVENPSEMPDASNIKNIKEPYVNADIMVPNDYVGAVMELAQYRRGIFKTMDYIDENRVDVKYELPLSEIIFDFFDKLKSSTHGYASLDYELGEYKISNLVKIDILLNGDRVDALSFIAHRDFAQQRGNEITASLKEIIPRRNFEIPVQAAIGNKIIARTNIRAYRKDVTARIHTGDPDRRAKLLEKQKRGKKRMKSVGKVEVPQEAFMTVLKTDTESKGK, from the coding sequence ATGAACGAATATAAAGATCTAAAAGACCGGCAAGCGCACATCCGGAATTTTTCAATTGTTGCGCACATTGACCACGGTAAATCGACCTTAGCTGACCGGATTTTGGAATTGACCGATACGGTTGCTAAACGAGATATGCAAAATCAACTGCTAGATACCATGGATTTAGAGCGGGAACGGGGGATTACCATTAAGCTTAACGCGGTTGAACTGCATTACACCGCTAAAGATGGTGAAAAGTACATCTTCCACTTGATTGACACCCCGGGACACGTAGACTTTTCTTACGAAGTCTCCCGGAGTCTGGCGGCTTGTGAAGGCGCAGTCCTAGTAGTTGACGCCGCCCAGGGCGTGGAAGCACAGACGCTAGCCAACGTTTATCTGGCAATTGACGACGATTTAGAAATTGTTCCGGTGATTAACAAAATTGACTTACCAGCTGCTGATCCCAAGCGGGTGCAAGACGAAATTGAAAACGTAATTGGATTAGATGCTAGTGATGCGGTGATGGCGAGTGCCAAGCAAGGAATTGGAATTGAAGAATTACTCGAACAAATTGTTGAAAAAGTGCCAGCGCCAAATGGAGATTTGAATGCGCCACTTCAAGCGCTAATTTTTGACTCCAAATATGATGATTACCGCGGGGTGGTTTTAAGCGTTCGCCTTTTTGAAGGAATGGTTAAACCCGGCGATACAATCAAGTTAATGAACAGTGGGGCAACCTACGAAGTTAACGAAGTCGGGGTTAATTCACCTAACCCGCTTAAACGCGAGTATTTAATGGCTGGGGACGTTGGTTACATTACCGCTAGCATTAAGGATATTAAGGACACTCGGGTTGGTGATACGGTTACGTTATTGAATAACCCGGCTGCAAAACCATTAGAAGGATATCGGGAAATGAATCCGATGGTTTATTCGGGGCTATATCCTACTGATAATGCCAAGTATAACGATCTCCGGGAAGCGTTAGAAAAGCTCCAGCTTAACGACGCTGCCTTAGAATTTGAACCAGAATCTTCTCAAGCATTAGGCTTTGGATTCCGGTGTGGTTTCTTAGGTTTGTTGCACATGGATGTGGTTCAAGAACGACTTGAACGGGAATTTAACCTCGATCTAATTACAACGGCACCGTCAGTTACCTACCGGGTAGAATTAACCGACGGCAGTGAAATCTCAGTTGAAAATCCTTCGGAAATGCCCGATGCATCGAACATCAAGAATATTAAGGAACCATACGTTAACGCGGATATTATGGTGCCTAACGATTACGTGGGGGCCGTGATGGAACTAGCGCAATACCGGCGGGGAATCTTTAAGACGATGGACTACATTGACGAAAATCGGGTGGACGTTAAGTATGAACTGCCGTTGTCTGAAATCATCTTTGATTTCTTTGACAAATTAAAGTCAAGCACCCATGGTTACGCGTCACTAGATTATGAACTTGGGGAATACAAGATCAGCAATTTGGTTAAAATCGACATTTTACTTAATGGTGACCGAGTCGACGCCTTGAGTTTCATTGCTCACCGAGATTTCGCCCAACAACGGGGAAATGAAATTACGGCTAGCCTTAAGGAAATCATTCCACGACGAAACTTTGAAATTCCGGTTCAGGCAGCGATTGGAAATAAAATCATTGCTCGAACTAATATCCGTGCTTATCGCAAGGACGTTACGGCCCGCATTCATACCGGGGACCCGGATCGGCGTGCTAAGCTTTTAGAGAAACAAAAACGGGGTAAAAAGCGGATGAAATCCGTCGGGAAGGTTGAAGTGCCTCAAGAAGCCTTCATGACCGTTTTGAAGACCGATACGGAAAGTAAGGGGAAATAA
- a CDS encoding C69 family dipeptidase, whose translation MTITQKYSACTSFLAGKLATADGSTMIARNEDAKSAWPKHFVVHPHHVSTADERTFKSNDNGFTTKLPEERGKYTATPEWTAEFGLFEEDGINEYGVAMSATESAYTNERVLGFDPLVKDGLGEEAMVTVTLPYVHSAREGVQYLAKLIEENGTNETNGILFADADEVWYMETAGGHQWVAQRIPDDCYAVVANQLSIQEIDFDDPDHFMFKADIREFVAQHHLNPNPASFNFREIFGVNDLSDEYYNTPRVWEGQRILNPEIKQSPTSHDLPFIRRASRLIQVEDVQQILSSHYEGTPYNPVGTGTETEKHQFRPISLPATQESHILQIKPDLPIEIGGIHWLAMGVAAQSVYVPFFAGMSSTPEMYHHGEKTYSADSAYWVFKLACVLTDAHYQQFIKELNDTRSKVNVAMKNKLHEYEAQATQIKRQELVPLLNQAGAEISDIAIKAYQTLSAELITKSTDLSPLYFAHNPEL comes from the coding sequence TTGACAATTACTCAAAAATATTCAGCTTGTACAAGTTTCTTAGCGGGTAAATTGGCAACTGCCGACGGTTCAACGATGATTGCGCGTAACGAAGACGCTAAATCAGCTTGGCCAAAGCATTTTGTGGTACATCCCCACCACGTTTCCACCGCGGATGAACGCACGTTTAAATCAAACGACAATGGCTTTACTACAAAACTACCGGAAGAACGAGGTAAATATACCGCCACTCCAGAATGGACTGCCGAATTTGGACTCTTTGAAGAAGATGGAATCAACGAATACGGCGTGGCGATGAGTGCTACCGAAAGTGCCTACACTAACGAACGCGTCTTAGGTTTTGATCCGCTTGTCAAAGATGGACTAGGAGAAGAAGCTATGGTAACGGTCACCCTTCCTTACGTGCACAGCGCCCGTGAAGGGGTTCAATACCTAGCTAAACTTATTGAAGAAAACGGCACTAACGAGACCAATGGAATTTTATTCGCCGACGCGGATGAGGTTTGGTACATGGAAACCGCTGGCGGTCACCAGTGGGTTGCGCAACGTATTCCTGACGATTGCTACGCAGTAGTGGCCAACCAGTTGTCGATTCAAGAAATTGATTTTGATGACCCGGATCACTTCATGTTTAAGGCCGACATTCGCGAGTTCGTTGCCCAACACCACCTTAACCCCAACCCAGCAAGTTTCAACTTCCGTGAAATCTTCGGGGTGAACGATTTATCAGATGAGTATTACAACACCCCACGGGTTTGGGAAGGACAACGAATTTTAAATCCGGAAATTAAACAAAGTCCTACTAGCCATGACCTTCCGTTTATACGCCGGGCTAGTCGCTTAATTCAAGTTGAGGACGTCCAACAAATCTTAAGTTCTCATTATGAAGGGACCCCATATAATCCGGTCGGCACGGGTACGGAAACTGAAAAGCATCAATTCCGGCCAATTAGTCTGCCGGCAACCCAAGAATCACACATTTTACAAATTAAGCCAGACCTTCCGATTGAAATTGGTGGAATTCACTGGCTGGCCATGGGCGTAGCTGCGCAAAGCGTCTATGTACCATTCTTTGCTGGGATGAGCAGCACTCCGGAGATGTATCACCACGGCGAAAAAACTTACTCTGCAGATTCCGCGTACTGGGTCTTCAAATTGGCATGCGTGCTTACTGATGCGCATTACCAACAGTTTATTAAAGAACTTAACGACACTCGAAGCAAAGTTAACGTGGCTATGAAAAATAAGCTACATGAGTATGAAGCTCAGGCTACCCAGATTAAGCGTCAGGAATTAGTGCCATTGCTTAACCAAGCTGGTGCGGAGATTAGCGATATTGCAATTAAAGCTTACCAAACGTTGAGCGCGGAGTTAATTACCAAGTCAACTGACTTATCACCGCTTTACTTCGCACACAATCCCGAACTATAA